One segment of Dolichospermum sp. DET69 DNA contains the following:
- a CDS encoding type 2 lantipeptide synthetase LanM family protein gives MDIAKIVAKASSIFERLNGNFLTDVINQNENLIDERIEQWCKKIAKGNWELFNRRFDWDKIELNQVKQLLGSVTVKNPQELPEWANLLQEVFDYMQNTDTDMIVEEYQHFQTKYPFVEILCPFVLIAKTKLIAQVGSVYELLTPEAISCLELNLLQDLSLIASNVLYLEFSIFRSRKLSSLERLLLEKSEQKSPKIYAEFISDLFEGKLWIFLEEYAVLARLLSTITKLWIEANVEFILRLSSDIVSIQSRIFNNQNLGRVIELKPALSDYHNGRRAVIILQFESGDKLVYKPKNLSIDRTYFEFLEWLNQQGIPLAFKSLKLLNQKGYGWVEYAENLPSKDANAAHQFYQRAGMLLCLMYLLEGVDCYYENIIANGEYPLLIDMETLLHNNFKLEREYSESYQIRPIDLIWWNSVFRVGLLPTWRPSADWKIAYNIGGLREAGKLVLPFFKTVWCHPNTDAMKRDSQQIVIDVKSSVPRLNDEYLQATDYVDEVVTGFQQMYLFLANKKDELLAPQSPFHNLARQKVRYILRNTKFYNSILQTLLEPEYLRDGVDRSIEIDVVSRISLDTGKKAIHWPLVKFETAALEQMDIPFFSMDTNSTSIDLPNGEILESFCENTSIDNVINRLHSFNEQDLKTQIRLTESILRLSSISGKHSTSLEKEKDDNFDAVAVLSPQEMIAEATMIAQQLQELAFYCHDGSITWIAPQLQAEKYILQPLRLDIYGGAAGIIVFLAALEKVTGGAGYAELIQGAIIPLREAITTIPVQTLSKNGYTIGGVAGIASLIYAFTRISEFLEMPSLLEDAQEAASLISPKWINEDKHLDVVSGSAGAILALLALYQKTNAAEILAKAICCGEHLLHTRTSNNKGFRAWHQIGADFVTGFSHGAAGIAYALLRLYKATDDNRFFKMARESVAYEQSVFDKLAGNWPDYREAMQINSDSRFMTAWCHGAPGIALARMGGLSVLNTAEIEKDVLAALETIRNFSLRGKDHLCCGNFGRIEVLQIAAQTFSRQELADLAIKQASWIVHRAKERGSYQLFDTFIQGIFHPSFFQGTSGIGYQLLRLTQPDLLPSVLLLE, from the coding sequence ATGGATATTGCTAAAATTGTAGCAAAAGCTAGTTCAATCTTTGAAAGATTAAATGGCAATTTTTTGACAGATGTAATTAACCAAAATGAAAACTTAATAGACGAACGCATAGAACAATGGTGTAAAAAAATTGCCAAAGGCAACTGGGAATTATTTAATAGGCGTTTTGATTGGGATAAAATTGAATTAAATCAAGTTAAGCAATTATTAGGTTCAGTTACTGTAAAAAATCCACAGGAATTACCAGAATGGGCTAATCTTTTACAAGAAGTATTTGACTATATGCAAAATACAGATACTGATATGATTGTAGAAGAATACCAGCATTTTCAAACTAAATACCCATTTGTAGAAATTTTATGTCCTTTTGTTTTAATTGCTAAAACAAAATTAATCGCCCAAGTAGGTTCTGTTTATGAACTGTTAACTCCAGAGGCAATATCTTGTCTCGAATTAAATTTGCTTCAAGACCTTTCGTTGATAGCCAGTAATGTGCTTTATCTCGAATTTTCTATCTTTCGTTCGAGAAAATTATCTTCTTTAGAACGCCTACTTCTGGAAAAAAGTGAACAAAAAAGTCCAAAAATATATGCAGAATTTATTTCTGATCTATTTGAAGGTAAGTTATGGATATTCCTGGAAGAATATGCTGTTTTAGCTCGCTTACTATCAACAATAACCAAATTATGGATAGAAGCAAATGTAGAGTTTATTTTGAGGTTATCTTCAGATATAGTCAGCATTCAAAGTAGGATTTTTAATAATCAAAATCTGGGGCGAGTAATAGAATTAAAGCCTGCACTTTCTGACTATCATAACGGCAGACGTGCAGTGATAATTTTGCAATTTGAATCAGGTGATAAACTTGTTTATAAACCTAAAAATTTAAGTATTGACCGCACCTATTTTGAGTTTTTAGAATGGTTGAATCAGCAAGGAATACCTTTAGCCTTTAAATCGCTAAAACTTCTCAACCAAAAAGGCTACGGATGGGTAGAATATGCCGAGAATCTACCTTCTAAAGATGCTAATGCTGCTCATCAATTTTATCAGCGTGCGGGGATGCTGCTGTGTCTAATGTATTTATTGGAAGGGGTAGACTGTTATTACGAAAATATCATTGCTAATGGGGAGTATCCATTGCTAATTGATATGGAAACTTTGCTACATAATAATTTTAAATTAGAGAGGGAATATTCAGAATCCTATCAGATTAGACCGATTGATTTAATTTGGTGGAATTCAGTATTTCGTGTAGGACTATTGCCTACGTGGCGACCGAGTGCTGATTGGAAAATAGCTTATAATATTGGAGGTTTGCGGGAAGCTGGTAAATTAGTATTGCCATTTTTCAAAACCGTATGGTGTCATCCAAATACGGATGCGATGAAGCGCGACAGCCAACAGATAGTTATTGATGTGAAGTCGAGTGTACCAAGGCTAAATGATGAATACTTACAAGCAACTGATTATGTGGATGAAGTTGTGACAGGTTTCCAGCAAATGTATCTTTTTCTAGCGAATAAAAAAGATGAATTACTTGCGCCCCAAAGTCCTTTTCACAACTTGGCTCGGCAAAAAGTTCGCTACATTTTACGTAACACTAAATTTTATAATTCTATCTTGCAAACACTGCTTGAACCAGAATATCTCAGAGACGGAGTTGATAGAAGTATCGAGATTGATGTTGTTAGTCGGATATCTTTAGATACTGGCAAAAAAGCTATCCATTGGCCTTTAGTCAAGTTTGAAACCGCAGCCTTGGAACAAATGGATATTCCATTTTTTAGTATGGATACAAATAGTACTTCTATAGACTTACCCAATGGAGAAATTTTAGAAAGCTTTTGTGAAAATACAAGTATTGATAACGTTATTAATCGGTTGCATTCTTTTAATGAACAAGATTTAAAGACGCAAATTCGGTTAACTGAAAGTATTTTGCGTTTGAGTAGTATCTCTGGTAAACACAGCACTTCTTTAGAAAAAGAAAAAGATGATAACTTTGATGCGGTTGCTGTACTTTCGCCGCAGGAAATGATTGCAGAAGCAACTATGATTGCTCAACAATTACAAGAATTAGCTTTTTACTGCCATGATGGTAGCATTACTTGGATTGCGCCCCAACTGCAAGCCGAAAAATATATCTTACAGCCTCTACGATTAGATATTTATGGCGGTGCTGCTGGCATTATAGTTTTTCTAGCAGCTCTAGAAAAAGTAACTGGTGGTGCTGGATATGCAGAACTTATTCAAGGAGCAATCATCCCTCTACGAGAAGCAATCACCACAATCCCAGTTCAAACTTTATCGAAAAATGGATATACTATCGGCGGTGTGGCTGGAATTGCTTCCCTCATCTACGCGTTTACCCGCATTTCCGAGTTTTTAGAAATGCCCTCTTTGCTGGAAGATGCTCAAGAGGCTGCATCTTTAATTTCTCCTAAATGGATTAACGAAGATAAACATTTGGATGTGGTAAGTGGTTCAGCAGGCGCGATTCTAGCTTTATTAGCTTTATATCAAAAAACGAACGCTGCCGAAATTTTGGCAAAAGCTATTTGCTGTGGTGAACATTTATTACACACTCGCACGTCAAACAATAAGGGATTTCGAGCTTGGCATCAAATTGGTGCAGACTTCGTAACTGGATTTTCTCATGGTGCGGCTGGCATTGCTTATGCTCTACTACGATTGTACAAAGCAACTGATGACAATAGATTTTTCAAAATGGCTAGAGAATCTGTTGCTTATGAACAAAGCGTATTTGACAAATTAGCAGGGAACTGGCCTGACTATCGAGAAGCAATGCAAATAAATAGTGATTCTAGGTTTATGACCGCTTGGTGTCACGGTGCGCCGGGGATTGCTTTAGCAAGAATGGGTGGACTTTCAGTTTTAAATACAGCCGAGATTGAAAAAGATGTGTTAGCAGCTCTGGAAACTATCCGCAATTTCAGCTTACGGGGAAAAGATCATCTTTGTTGTGGGAATTTTGGCAGAATAGAAGTCCTGCAAATTGCTGCCCAAACTTTCTCTAGGCAAGAATTAGCTGATTTAGCCATAAAACAAGCTTCATGGATAGTACACAGAGCCAAAGAACGGGGTTCCTATCAATTATTCGACACATTTATTCAGGGTATATTCCATCCCTCTTTCTTTCAAGGAACTTCCGGTATCGGCTATCAGTTACTTAGACTTACTCAGCCAGATTTACTACCATCAGTGCTGTTGCTAGAATAA
- a CDS encoding 2OG-Fe(II) oxygenase yields MIAPHCEKVYFQTGSLPFQLLNQIASADTIFSFFMVMTKPEAGGELVLYNFNWQNQNGNGGGKKTDLKYLNSHYNPTSIPISEGDLIIFDAGQIWHQISEVKGTIPRMTIGGFISFSKDDKTLYYFS; encoded by the coding sequence ATGATTGCACCTCACTGTGAAAAAGTTTATTTCCAAACTGGATCGTTGCCATTCCAGCTTCTGAATCAGATAGCATCAGCAGACACTATATTTAGTTTCTTTATGGTAATGACGAAGCCAGAAGCTGGTGGGGAACTTGTTCTCTACAATTTCAATTGGCAGAATCAAAACGGTAATGGCGGAGGGAAAAAAACAGACCTTAAATATCTAAACTCCCACTACAATCCTACCTCGATTCCGATTTCTGAAGGAGACTTGATAATTTTTGATGCTGGGCAGATTTGGCATCAGATTTCTGAAGTTAAGGGGACAATTCCGCGGATGACTATTGGCGGATTTATTAGCTTTTCTAAAGACGACAAAACGCTTTATTACTTTAGCTGA
- a CDS encoding RRXRR domain-containing protein, which translates to MSNFVFLIDANKTPMNPIHPAQAKKLLNSGKAAVFRRFPFVLIMNRVVENIVTCPIDLKIDPGSKFTGISLVNNRDEVIWGMELQHRGDVIKGELETRRGIRRSRRNRHTRYRKPRFLNRTRTRSWLAPSLKHRVLTTNTWVKRLIKYAPIAAITQELVRFDLQQLENPEISGIEYQQGELQGYEVREYLLEKWERKCSYCDAKDIPLQIEHIQPKAKEGSNRISNLCLSCEKCNQKKGTQDIEKFLAKKPELLTKIKFQSKRPLKDAAAVNSTRWDLFHTLKETGLPITTASGGRTKFNRRKLNLPKEHWIDAACVGVVENLNILTTNILKVKSTGQGTRRLCRINKFGFPCSNPRQKYEHKWNTGDIACCQGVSGRVVVQSATRLEIRVDGKRIGGKLTDFKKLHSKDAYSYF; encoded by the coding sequence ATGTCAAATTTCGTTTTTCTAATTGATGCTAACAAAACGCCGATGAATCCTATTCATCCAGCACAAGCTAAAAAGCTTTTGAATAGCGGTAAAGCAGCAGTATTTCGCCGCTTCCCGTTTGTCTTAATCATGAATCGTGTAGTCGAAAATATCGTTACTTGTCCCATTGATTTAAAGATAGATCCCGGCTCTAAATTTACAGGTATTTCCTTGGTAAATAACCGAGATGAGGTTATTTGGGGAATGGAATTACAGCATCGTGGTGATGTAATCAAAGGTGAGTTGGAAACACGCAGAGGAATTAGGCGTAGTAGAAGAAACCGCCATACTCGCTATAGAAAGCCACGGTTTTTGAATAGAACCCGCACAAGAAGTTGGTTAGCTCCAAGTTTAAAACATCGGGTATTGACTACTAACACTTGGGTCAAAAGATTAATAAAATATGCCCCAATTGCAGCTATTACTCAAGAGTTAGTTAGATTTGATTTACAACAATTAGAGAACCCTGAGATATCGGGAATAGAGTATCAGCAAGGGGAGTTACAAGGTTACGAAGTTAGAGAGTATTTACTAGAGAAATGGGAGAGAAAATGTAGCTACTGTGATGCAAAAGATATCCCGCTTCAAATAGAACATATTCAACCTAAAGCGAAAGAAGGAAGTAACAGAATAAGTAATTTATGCTTATCCTGTGAAAAATGCAATCAAAAAAAAGGAACACAGGACATTGAAAAGTTTTTGGCTAAAAAACCAGAACTCTTAACAAAAATTAAGTTTCAGTCAAAAAGACCTTTAAAGGATGCGGCTGCTGTTAACTCTACAAGATGGGATTTATTCCACACTTTAAAAGAAACTGGATTACCAATTACGACAGCTTCTGGTGGAAGGACAAAATTTAATAGGAGAAAATTAAATCTCCCCAAGGAACACTGGATAGATGCGGCTTGTGTTGGAGTAGTAGAAAACTTAAATATATTAACAACAAATATATTAAAAGTGAAATCTACTGGACAGGGAACAAGAAGATTGTGCCGTATAAACAAGTTCGGTTTCCCTTGCTCTAACCCCCGACAAAAGTATGAACACAAATGGAACACAGGTGATATCGCCTGTTGTCAAGGTGTCTCAGGTCGAGTTGTAGTGCAATCTGCGACTAGGCTAGAGATAAGGGTAGACGGGAAAAGAATTGGCGGTAAACTTACTGATTTCAAAAAACTCCACAGCAAAGATGCTTATTCCTACTTTTGA
- a CDS encoding phytanoyl-CoA dioxygenase family protein encodes MLNIELNLPKLSSNYPVSSENIQEFEKQGHIFLPGVVSQAEIDAYRPYILKAMQRNIQENHAIEKLVQGSQENWIYINNLWSLDHIARRFILASRFGQIAAELLGVDAVRLFRDQTYFKKPGGTDTPWHQDGYFMPLDTEKIITMWLPLVEVTPEMAPMNFVTGSHCGAKYLGTSMPQPEKMSEFAELIIKNGYEITSYNRFAAGDVTFHSGWTLHSAPTNKSDRTREVLVMVYYAHGTRIAQPKQLNSQTPLPERFAEQMRQQTKNSCFPGLKPGDLAVTSMNPLIYRKDA; translated from the coding sequence ATGTTAAATATTGAACTAAATCTCCCCAAATTATCGAGTAATTACCCAGTTTCATCCGAGAATATTCAAGAATTTGAAAAACAAGGTCATATTTTCTTGCCTGGTGTGGTTTCTCAAGCCGAGATTGATGCCTATCGCCCTTACATTTTAAAAGCTATGCAACGCAATATCCAGGAAAATCATGCTATAGAAAAATTAGTTCAAGGCAGCCAAGAAAACTGGATATATATTAACAACTTATGGAGTCTGGATCACATCGCCCGTCGCTTTATTCTCGCCTCGCGATTTGGGCAAATTGCTGCTGAATTATTGGGTGTAGATGCTGTGCGGCTGTTTCGTGACCAAACTTATTTTAAAAAACCTGGTGGTACAGATACCCCTTGGCATCAAGACGGGTACTTTATGCCCTTGGATACAGAGAAAATTATTACCATGTGGCTTCCCCTCGTAGAAGTGACACCAGAAATGGCTCCCATGAACTTTGTCACAGGTTCCCATTGCGGGGCGAAATACCTTGGTACCTCCATGCCACAGCCAGAAAAAATGAGTGAATTTGCTGAGTTAATTATTAAAAATGGGTATGAAATTACATCTTACAACCGCTTTGCCGCAGGTGATGTGACTTTTCATTCCGGCTGGACACTTCATAGCGCACCAACCAATAAGAGTGATCGCACCCGTGAAGTGCTGGTAATGGTTTACTATGCCCATGGCACTCGGATTGCTCAACCAAAACAATTAAATTCTCAAACTCCACTCCCAGAGCGTTTTGCTGAACAAATGCGACAACAAACAAAAAATAGTTGCTTTCCGGGACTAAAACCAGGAGATTTGGCGGTGACATCCATGAACCCGCTGATTTACCGCAAAGACGCTTGA
- a CDS encoding phytanoyl-CoA dioxygenase family protein, whose translation MNKQTMDNKEHFLGMQEVKNLPQLSQRCSLSPAQVAKYGQDGYLVLAQALEPAEIAAYRPFIVAVANRELTKLNDSERAIGTSSSTFVYDLREVDQVVWQFITSEAIAKIAAELLGVDSVRLLHYNCFFKPPQGMETPWHQDCLYIPLNTDKVIAAWIPLVELSPDMGTLTFANGSHQFGLCDFANTNKYSPERIAQMLADRGFPLTSIGGMAVGDVSFHSSFTLHSAPKNLSNQMREVIAISYYADGACIGEPDNFDLSSFRIFPPVKYREHFLNQYFSGLQSGDLACSPTNPVVYHK comes from the coding sequence ATGAATAAACAGACAATGGACAACAAAGAACATTTTTTGGGGATGCAGGAAGTGAAAAACTTACCTCAACTGTCCCAAAGATGTTCTTTATCCCCTGCACAAGTGGCAAAGTATGGACAAGACGGTTATCTCGTCCTTGCTCAAGCCTTAGAGCCTGCGGAGATCGCCGCCTATCGTCCTTTCATCGTCGCAGTAGCTAACCGCGAACTGACAAAACTCAATGATTCCGAACGAGCCATAGGTACGAGTAGTTCCACATTTGTGTATGATTTGCGAGAAGTAGATCAGGTGGTCTGGCAGTTTATTACATCAGAAGCGATCGCCAAAATCGCTGCTGAACTGTTAGGAGTTGATAGTGTCAGGCTACTGCATTACAACTGTTTTTTCAAGCCGCCCCAAGGCATGGAAACGCCTTGGCATCAAGATTGCTTGTACATTCCCTTAAACACCGATAAGGTAATAGCAGCCTGGATACCATTAGTAGAACTATCTCCAGACATGGGGACGCTTACCTTTGCTAACGGTTCTCATCAGTTTGGTTTATGCGACTTTGCCAATACAAATAAATACTCACCGGAACGGATCGCACAGATGTTGGCAGATCGAGGCTTTCCGTTGACAAGTATCGGCGGTATGGCTGTGGGCGATGTTTCTTTCCACAGCAGTTTTACCCTCCATAGCGCCCCCAAGAATCTTAGTAATCAGATGCGGGAGGTGATCGCCATCAGCTACTACGCCGATGGTGCTTGCATTGGCGAACCGGACAATTTTGATTTATCATCTTTTCGGATATTTCCACCTGTGAAATATCGTGAGCATTTTCTTAATCAATATTTCTCTGGTTTACAGTCGGGAGATTTGGCTTGTAGTCCCACAAATCCTGTTGTTTATCATAAATAG
- a CDS encoding GNAT family N-acetyltransferase, with protein sequence MTTLSIRLYAGEADLEAIANLFSACEAVDQLNESISVSELRQALNQPSIHKEPALCIWEDTDDQLVGCGWLSILPLRGNVIDGYVGFRVHPKARGGNLERQIIAWSEERIRLMSQEHGLPGKLLSSTRAEKADEIAVFKDSGFVENRYFFSMARSLTTSIPQALFPAGFTLRQVRGLEDAPFWVEMFNQSFIDHWNHHNISIENFINCLSEPNYRPELDLVAVAADNMFAAFCRCWINSERNNRSGQLEGYISTLGTQCGFRRLGIGRAMLLAGMQQLKVAGMNIATLMVDADNSNRALKLYESVGFSKVSTRIILVFEV encoded by the coding sequence ATGACTACTCTAAGCATACGTCTTTATGCTGGTGAAGCTGATTTAGAAGCAATTGCAAACCTCTTTAGTGCTTGTGAAGCAGTTGACCAACTGAATGAAAGTATATCAGTTTCTGAACTACGGCAAGCACTTAACCAGCCATCAATACACAAAGAGCCTGCTCTTTGCATCTGGGAAGACACAGATGATCAGCTAGTAGGTTGCGGTTGGTTGTCAATTCTGCCCTTGAGAGGCAATGTAATTGACGGCTATGTTGGGTTTCGTGTCCACCCTAAGGCAAGAGGAGGCAATTTAGAGCGGCAAATTATTGCTTGGAGTGAAGAGCGAATTCGCTTGATGAGCCAAGAACATGGTTTACCAGGAAAACTGCTCTCTAGCACGCGTGCAGAAAAAGCTGATGAGATTGCTGTGTTTAAAGATAGTGGATTCGTAGAGAATCGCTACTTTTTTTCAATGGCGCGTTCGCTTACTACAAGCATACCTCAAGCCCTATTTCCAGCAGGCTTCACCCTGCGTCAAGTCAGAGGCTTAGAGGATGCCCCGTTCTGGGTGGAGATGTTTAACCAGTCATTTATTGACCACTGGAATCACCACAATATCTCAATTGAAAACTTTATTAATTGTCTGTCTGAACCAAACTACAGACCCGAATTAGATTTGGTAGCTGTTGCCGCAGATAATATGTTTGCAGCTTTCTGCCGTTGTTGGATTAATTCAGAACGCAATAATCGCAGTGGACAGTTGGAAGGCTATATTTCTACCTTGGGAACACAATGTGGATTTCGTCGGCTGGGAATAGGACGAGCCATGTTACTTGCCGGAATGCAACAACTGAAAGTTGCTGGTATGAATATAGCAACGCTTATGGTCGATGCTGATAATTCTAACAGGGCATTAAAATTGTATGAATCAGTTGGCTTTTCTAAAGTTTCTACCCGGATTATCCTTGTCTTTGAGGTTTAA
- a CDS encoding Uma2 family endonuclease: MNTVTLNLDPVVVLTDDQFYQLCMANKDVNLELNAQGELIIVPPVGGESGRSEADLIIKVGNWNYKTQLGIVFSSSTIFRLPNSAKRSPDVAWIKLERWEALTIEEREKFPPLAPDFVIELRSKTDRLKTLQEKCTEYINNGVRLCWLINPYDKQVEIYRLGPPVEIVQFPVLLSGEDVLLGFELQF; the protein is encoded by the coding sequence ATGAACACTGTTACCTTAAATCTAGATCCAGTTGTTGTCCTTACAGATGATCAGTTTTACCAACTCTGTATGGCTAATAAAGATGTAAATTTAGAACTCAATGCACAGGGAGAATTAATTATTGTGCCACCAGTAGGAGGAGAAAGCGGCCGGAGTGAAGCTGACTTAATTATTAAAGTAGGTAATTGGAACTACAAAACCCAATTGGGAATAGTGTTTAGTTCCTCAACTATATTCCGACTTCCTAATAGTGCAAAACGTTCTCCTGATGTTGCTTGGATAAAATTAGAACGCTGGGAAGCATTAACTATTGAAGAACGAGAAAAATTTCCCCCACTTGCACCTGATTTTGTCATTGAACTGAGATCAAAAACAGACAGATTAAAAACTCTGCAAGAAAAATGCACCGAATATATAAATAATGGTGTGCGCTTATGTTGGTTAATTAATCCCTACGATAAACAAGTAGAAATTTACCGACTGGGACCACCTGTAGAAATTGTTCAATTTCCTGTATTACTGTCTGGAGAAGATGTTTTATTAGGATTTGAATTGCAGTTTTGA
- a CDS encoding GDYXXLXY domain-containing protein, translated as MKNDFPESKKTLTPEMEFSEKLTFRDYLIATEQKANKPLPIWRLIAPLFVQVGLILGVPSQAMYTDMTGKTVILQPVPINPNDVVRGTSLNLDYNISRPETLRRLPGWNEWLRRNSRRGRQISQGSILYLILQERQSFNRNQERESFDRNQERESFDRNQERTSFDRNQERTSFDRNQERTSFDRNELQSWKPIRVSSNRPVSLSNNQVALKGNYQDGLVNYGLENYFIPDEQRRQINEDIAQVRENRNGRQQPIFVRVKVDPQGNAVPLGLSIKDASGERRDRNYRFQ; from the coding sequence ATGAAAAATGACTTCCCTGAATCAAAAAAAACCTTAACTCCAGAAATGGAATTTTCCGAAAAATTAACTTTTCGGGATTATCTCATTGCTACAGAACAGAAGGCAAATAAACCTTTACCAATTTGGCGATTAATTGCCCCTTTATTCGTTCAAGTCGGTTTAATTCTGGGTGTACCTTCCCAAGCAATGTATACAGACATGACTGGTAAGACGGTAATTTTGCAACCTGTACCTATAAATCCTAATGATGTGGTACGGGGTACTTCCTTAAACTTGGATTATAATATTTCCCGTCCCGAAACTTTGAGAAGATTACCAGGTTGGAATGAATGGTTGCGAAGAAATTCCCGCAGGGGTAGACAAATCTCCCAAGGAAGTATCTTATATCTGATTTTGCAAGAACGACAATCTTTTAATAGGAATCAAGAACGAGAATCTTTTGACAGGAATCAAGAACGAGAATCTTTTGACAGGAATCAAGAACGAACATCTTTTGACAGGAATCAAGAACGAACATCTTTTGACAGGAATCAAGAACGAACATCTTTTGACAGGAATGAACTTCAGTCGTGGAAACCTATCCGGGTAAGTAGTAATCGTCCTGTTTCTTTATCTAATAATCAGGTAGCTTTAAAAGGTAATTATCAAGACGGCTTAGTTAATTATGGCTTGGAAAACTATTTCATTCCTGACGAACAAAGACGGCAGATTAATGAGGATATTGCACAAGTTCGGGAAAACAGAAATGGTAGACAACAACCAATATTCGTGAGAGTAAAAGTAGATCCTCAAGGTAATGCTGTTCCTCTAGGTTTGTCAATCAAAGATGCCTCAGGTGAACGTAGAGATCGCAATTATCGTTTTCAATAG